The Nesterenkonia xinjiangensis genome contains a region encoding:
- a CDS encoding glycosyltransferase — protein sequence MQQRLGQFEEVSSGHQPRRALLAPEGAVTAAASAPFVHDARDARELFERLLPSLHQLPAGQMGISRPHTGLRIAIISDKFLFESFAGLAELIPLTPRNWEEPLEQEQLPDILLVAATWRGLNERSWRGLSNPRSNRRRLTVEEIMPAYRRRGIPVVYYGKEDPPNYSSFVGLAQAADHIFTTAAEMIPDYRRDCPQAASIEVLPFAVNPLVHTPLGSRPAVSPMIHFAGSWLPDKYPQRSRYGTWALNGAALSDRPLVIFDRNSDLFLGDPRYSFPTGYSPYLAPAREREDLMLLQRGTDIAVNLNSVVASQTMFANRVLELQATGTMVISSYNQGVNSYYPQVHIANSTADVSGMLEALTTEELRRIQGDGIRKVFSDDHGVNRLAAICRVAGVPEPQDHDVVLAVAEHPTPQLVRDLRHQTHSAVDVVSWEQLPQRHGTYDILLPVSASRRYSPTYVADHAASFAYSAAAASHKLDGDAEAADPLAHRHHQGASALPDLSLSSWWRPGTEQVSSPQALHHHAEQAEIYAIDHLGHRAAAESVTLQPQQETPAETGGIEAPLYTGDDVEAKAAEFRALVEELDLTLAVVVPVYNNADHLRHKAFQSLRRSRNFHRMHILLVNDGSTDMHTVDTVDELAASWPNVSAFHHSPGGSGSASRPRNTGLDLSFTEFVTYLDPDDEEYRDGYSVLMEALEARPDAEFAVGDMIRWRSGRKHMHYVNHMNRHIEERDGLLRPAHDSLRQMRFVPVSIEAVVARTDWLKSLGLTQPVGATGQDTYFFQQMLYYSTAILTISKAVYTYYGAVDTSIVNVVSPRYFRKYLILEEHRTRWLEETGLMQDYRDTRLEPFFRSWYLNKLEKVPADQRQEADDVVRDLAALYGDHQWQDPAIRCFLQLEEVAR from the coding sequence GTGCAGCAGCGCCTGGGCCAGTTCGAGGAGGTCAGCAGCGGCCACCAGCCGCGCCGCGCCCTGCTCGCACCGGAAGGGGCTGTCACCGCGGCGGCTTCGGCGCCGTTCGTGCATGACGCCCGGGATGCCCGGGAGCTCTTCGAACGCCTCCTCCCGTCCCTGCATCAGCTTCCCGCCGGGCAGATGGGGATCTCCCGGCCGCACACCGGGCTGCGCATCGCCATCATCTCGGACAAGTTCCTCTTCGAGTCCTTCGCCGGCCTGGCGGAGCTGATCCCGCTCACCCCACGGAACTGGGAGGAGCCGCTGGAGCAGGAGCAGCTGCCCGACATCCTCCTGGTGGCAGCGACCTGGCGGGGGCTCAATGAACGCTCCTGGCGGGGCCTGTCGAATCCGAGGTCGAACCGGCGACGGCTGACGGTCGAAGAGATCATGCCGGCCTACCGGCGCCGCGGCATCCCGGTGGTCTACTACGGCAAGGAGGACCCGCCGAACTACTCCTCCTTCGTGGGCCTCGCCCAGGCCGCCGACCACATCTTCACCACAGCCGCAGAGATGATCCCCGACTACCGCCGGGACTGCCCGCAGGCAGCCAGCATCGAGGTGCTGCCCTTCGCCGTCAACCCGCTGGTGCACACCCCGCTGGGGTCGCGCCCGGCAGTGAGCCCGATGATCCACTTCGCCGGTTCATGGCTGCCGGACAAGTACCCGCAGCGCAGCCGGTACGGCACCTGGGCGCTCAACGGCGCCGCGCTGTCTGACCGCCCGCTGGTGATCTTCGACCGCAACTCGGACCTGTTCCTGGGAGACCCGCGGTACTCGTTCCCCACCGGATACTCCCCGTATCTGGCGCCGGCGCGGGAACGTGAGGACCTGATGCTGCTCCAGCGCGGCACGGACATCGCGGTGAACCTGAACTCGGTGGTCGCCTCGCAGACGATGTTCGCCAACCGGGTCCTGGAGCTCCAGGCCACCGGCACGATGGTCATCTCCTCCTACAATCAGGGGGTCAACTCCTACTACCCGCAGGTGCACATCGCCAACTCCACGGCAGACGTCTCCGGCATGCTGGAGGCGCTCACCACCGAGGAGCTGCGTCGCATCCAGGGTGATGGGATCCGCAAGGTCTTCAGCGATGACCACGGGGTGAACCGCCTGGCGGCGATCTGCCGGGTGGCGGGGGTGCCGGAGCCGCAGGATCATGACGTGGTCCTGGCGGTGGCCGAGCATCCCACGCCCCAGCTGGTGCGGGATCTGCGGCATCAGACCCACTCCGCAGTGGACGTGGTCAGCTGGGAGCAGCTGCCCCAGCGGCATGGCACCTATGACATCCTGCTGCCGGTCTCCGCTTCCCGGCGGTACTCCCCCACTTATGTGGCTGACCATGCAGCCTCCTTCGCCTACAGCGCGGCCGCGGCGAGCCACAAGCTCGACGGCGACGCCGAGGCCGCGGACCCGCTGGCACACCGGCACCACCAGGGCGCCTCCGCGCTGCCTGACCTGTCGCTGTCGTCCTGGTGGAGGCCTGGGACGGAGCAGGTGAGCTCCCCGCAGGCCCTGCACCACCATGCGGAGCAGGCCGAGATCTACGCCATCGACCATCTGGGGCACCGGGCCGCGGCCGAGTCCGTGACCCTTCAGCCTCAGCAGGAGACCCCCGCCGAGACCGGCGGCATCGAGGCGCCGCTCTACACCGGGGACGATGTCGAGGCCAAGGCCGCGGAGTTCCGCGCGCTGGTGGAGGAGCTGGATCTCACGCTCGCGGTGGTGGTCCCGGTGTACAACAACGCCGATCACCTCCGGCACAAGGCGTTCCAGTCGCTGCGCCGGTCGCGGAACTTCCACCGGATGCACATCCTGCTGGTCAATGACGGCTCCACCGACATGCACACGGTGGACACCGTGGACGAGCTGGCTGCCTCCTGGCCGAACGTCTCTGCCTTCCATCACTCCCCCGGCGGCTCCGGATCCGCCTCCCGGCCCCGGAACACCGGCCTGGATCTGAGCTTCACCGAATTCGTGACCTATCTGGACCCAGATGATGAAGAGTACCGGGACGGGTACTCGGTCCTCATGGAGGCGCTGGAGGCCCGGCCGGACGCCGAGTTCGCCGTGGGTGACATGATCCGCTGGCGTTCCGGCCGGAAGCACATGCACTATGTGAACCACATGAACCGCCACATCGAGGAGCGCGACGGTCTGCTGCGCCCCGCGCACGACTCGCTGCGCCAGATGCGCTTCGTCCCCGTCTCCATCGAGGCGGTGGTGGCACGCACCGACTGGCTGAAGTCGCTGGGTCTGACCCAGCCGGTGGGCGCCACCGGCCAGGACACCTACTTCTTCCAGCAGATGCTGTACTACTCGACAGCGATCCTCACCATCTCCAAAGCGGTCTACACCTACTACGGCGCGGTGGACACCTCCATCGTCAACGTGGTCTCTCCGCGGTACTTCCGCAAGTACCTGATCCTGGAGGAGCACCGCACCCGGTGGCTCGAGGAGACGGGCCTGATGCAGGACTATCGGGACACGCGCCTGGAGCCGTTCTTCCGCTCCTGGTACCTGAACAAGCTGGAGAAGGTCCCCGCGGATCAGCGCCAGGAGGCCGACGACGTCGTCCGCGACCTTGCGGCGCTCTATGGCGACCACCAGTGGCAGGATCCGGCGATCCGCTGCTTCCTGCAGCTCGAGGAGGTCGCCCGATGA
- a CDS encoding glycosyltransferase, whose product MSVETPRSPGADITARLHQLESAVSQLDQVHAGRLDAAEYLADAALAGPHPSTPFAHGGVNAQDLVEELKPVLSALPEGEAGISRPHTGLRIALIADPQLIQMLEGAAQLHQLAPTAWRGMLTAGEDKRPDLLLVTPVQEGRKGSWRNADIPGTYLRRRITEKIMPAFREAGIPVVFWGTQEARFYDDWVDVARQADHVLTTGEELLDRYTADCSQAQSVSLLRTGVNPLRHSPIGTRPAGSDLISYAGTWHAKLFPQRRQYATALLEGVIRAERRLLLVDPRSQAATRDDRFAYPRGFTPYVAPQMGRRRLLRLQRASDTAVALNSTVDSQTALSQTVLELQACGTAVLSTYNQGVNSEYAHVHIAQSAGDVAAHLETLTLEELRRTQAAGLRRVFLKDHVVDRLHELARIAGVVPRGQAPVQDLRVLAVAEEHSEALQRQMAQQSIGPVELVAWDEAALWRRDVDVLLPISAERLYGPEYAADHVAAFAYQSAPVTAKVEGPAEAADQLSHRRIDGSFVPLELSAWWRPEAALLTSRERLGMARREFPVYAVDHGEHGRTDGPLTAAADATGGPGADDDVEATQQVIRRTAEELGLKLSVVVPVFNNGAHLRHKGFASLRRSSIFEQMHVLLIDDGSTDPVTRATVDELAEEHPNVSAFRFASGGSGSASRPRNLGVRLTATPYVTYLDPDDEMVEDGLAALVTELDAHPEVDLVMGNFLRWSTRKLRINHHRELQEAFSEVLDDSGTLHLPEDSLAQWGFRSLRIHSAVIRTDWLKPLDLQMPHGAVGQDNYLSQQILHHARRIRTLDVDVNAYYSEVTGSAVNAISPTYFRKYLPLEQDRVAWLREQGLLEAYRRTRLEGYVTNWYLKKLSFVAAEQWREAAEHIAEILALYEDGPWLSPEIEEFLTRLRSALDGA is encoded by the coding sequence ATGAGCGTGGAGACACCCCGGAGCCCGGGTGCGGACATCACCGCCCGGCTTCACCAGCTCGAGTCAGCCGTGTCCCAGCTGGACCAGGTCCACGCCGGCAGACTCGACGCCGCGGAGTACCTGGCCGACGCCGCCCTGGCCGGGCCGCACCCCTCGACACCCTTCGCCCACGGCGGGGTCAACGCGCAGGACCTCGTGGAGGAGCTGAAGCCTGTGCTGTCCGCCCTGCCCGAGGGCGAGGCGGGAATCAGCCGTCCGCACACGGGGCTGCGCATCGCCCTGATCGCGGATCCGCAGCTGATCCAGATGCTCGAGGGAGCTGCACAGCTGCACCAACTGGCTCCCACCGCCTGGCGCGGGATGCTGACCGCCGGAGAGGACAAGCGTCCGGACCTGCTGCTGGTCACCCCGGTCCAAGAGGGCCGGAAGGGCAGCTGGAGGAACGCGGACATCCCGGGCACCTACCTGCGCCGTCGGATCACCGAAAAAATCATGCCCGCCTTCCGAGAGGCCGGCATCCCGGTGGTCTTCTGGGGGACCCAGGAGGCCCGCTTCTATGACGACTGGGTGGATGTCGCCCGCCAGGCGGACCATGTCCTGACCACCGGTGAGGAGCTGCTGGACCGGTACACCGCCGACTGCTCCCAGGCGCAGTCGGTCTCGCTGCTGCGGACCGGGGTCAACCCGCTGCGACATTCGCCGATCGGCACCCGACCGGCGGGCTCGGATCTGATCTCCTATGCCGGCACCTGGCATGCGAAGCTGTTCCCCCAGCGACGTCAGTACGCGACCGCCCTGCTGGAGGGAGTCATCCGTGCCGAGCGGCGCCTGCTGCTGGTGGATCCCCGCTCCCAGGCGGCCACCCGGGACGACCGTTTCGCCTACCCACGAGGCTTCACGCCCTACGTGGCTCCACAGATGGGAAGAAGACGCCTGCTGCGCCTGCAGAGGGCCTCGGACACGGCGGTGGCCCTGAACTCCACCGTGGACTCGCAGACCGCACTTTCGCAGACCGTGTTGGAGCTGCAGGCCTGCGGCACCGCGGTGCTCTCCACGTACAACCAGGGGGTGAACTCCGAGTATGCGCATGTCCACATCGCCCAGTCCGCAGGTGACGTCGCCGCGCATCTGGAGACCCTGACCCTGGAGGAGCTGCGCCGCACCCAGGCCGCCGGGCTCCGCCGCGTGTTCCTTAAGGACCATGTGGTGGACCGTCTGCACGAGCTGGCCAGGATCGCCGGCGTCGTCCCCCGTGGTCAGGCGCCGGTGCAGGATCTCCGGGTGCTGGCGGTCGCGGAGGAGCATTCAGAAGCGCTGCAGCGGCAGATGGCACAGCAGAGCATCGGCCCGGTGGAGCTCGTGGCCTGGGATGAGGCCGCCCTCTGGCGGCGCGACGTCGATGTGCTGCTTCCGATCTCCGCCGAGCGGCTCTACGGGCCGGAGTACGCGGCCGACCATGTGGCCGCCTTCGCTTACCAGTCCGCACCGGTGACCGCCAAGGTGGAGGGACCCGCCGAGGCCGCGGATCAACTGTCTCACCGGAGGATCGACGGCAGCTTCGTCCCACTGGAGCTGAGCGCGTGGTGGAGGCCCGAAGCCGCGCTGCTGACGAGCAGGGAGCGGCTGGGCATGGCACGCCGGGAGTTCCCCGTCTACGCGGTCGATCATGGCGAGCATGGCCGGACCGACGGTCCGCTCACTGCGGCGGCGGACGCCACAGGCGGCCCAGGTGCGGACGATGACGTCGAGGCGACGCAGCAGGTGATCCGCAGGACGGCGGAGGAGCTGGGGCTGAAGCTGAGCGTCGTCGTGCCGGTCTTCAACAACGGGGCGCATCTGCGGCACAAGGGCTTCGCCTCGCTGCGGCGATCCTCGATCTTCGAGCAGATGCATGTGCTGCTGATCGACGACGGCTCCACAGATCCGGTGACCAGGGCGACGGTGGACGAGCTGGCCGAGGAGCACCCCAATGTCTCGGCCTTTCGTTTCGCCTCCGGCGGTTCCGGCTCGGCCTCCCGCCCCCGGAACCTGGGGGTCCGACTGACCGCCACACCGTATGTGACCTACCTGGATCCTGATGACGAGATGGTCGAGGACGGCCTGGCCGCTCTGGTCACCGAGCTGGACGCCCATCCGGAGGTGGACCTGGTGATGGGCAACTTCCTGCGCTGGTCCACCCGGAAGCTGAGGATCAATCATCATCGGGAGCTCCAGGAGGCGTTCTCCGAGGTCCTCGATGATTCCGGCACGCTGCACCTGCCGGAGGACTCCCTGGCGCAGTGGGGCTTCCGCTCCCTGCGCATCCACTCGGCGGTGATCCGCACCGACTGGCTGAAGCCCTTGGATCTGCAGATGCCGCACGGCGCGGTCGGGCAGGACAACTACCTCTCCCAGCAGATCCTGCATCATGCCCGGCGGATCCGGACTCTCGATGTCGACGTCAACGCCTACTACTCCGAGGTCACCGGCTCGGCGGTGAACGCGATCTCGCCGACGTACTTCCGGAAGTATCTGCCCCTGGAGCAGGACCGTGTCGCCTGGCTGCGGGAGCAGGGGCTGCTGGAGGCGTATCGGCGGACCCGCCTGGAGGGGTATGTGACCAACTGGTACCTCAAGAAGCTCAGCTTCGTGGCGGCGGAGCAGTGGCGTGAGGCTGCGGAGCACATCGCCGAGATCCTCGCCCTGTACGAGGACGGCCCGTGGCTGAGTCCGGAGATCGAGGAGTTCCTGACCAGACTGCGCTCCGCCCTGGACGGCGCCTGA
- a CDS encoding UDP-N-acetylglucosamine--LPS N-acetylglucosamine transferase, whose amino-acid sequence MTAQTPRDMGGRRRVLVVTSNGSGMGHLTRMLAVAARLPEDVDVTFASLSTGVSVVGRYDMPYEYIASPSALNMSWTAWEGYLHGRLSLLLDAVEPDTLVFDGTHPYRGLVTAMEGREMRRVWMRRGMWLPDIGEDVLERAQHFDEIIEPGELAGDEDTGATVRQSDAVRVPPITLISGPQILSREEARAALGYSAEDEVALVTLGAGNINDTRSLQEEIIDWFQRERPGWRVVITRSPIARERSRGSEDNVETLRVYPLARFARAFDAVVSACGYNAFHEWNQVGMPTLWVPNTATATDDQLARGRWAAKHKIGLLHLDPPGDSPPQRDLGQTLALLTDEQERLALSRRCTETTARFWGYGHGPDGGNGAVPAGKLILGEPVHEKVHVGQVSRPEVDR is encoded by the coding sequence ATGACAGCACAGACTCCCAGAGACATGGGGGGCCGCCGTCGGGTCCTCGTCGTGACGAGCAACGGGTCGGGCATGGGGCACCTGACACGGATGCTCGCCGTTGCCGCCCGCTTGCCCGAGGACGTCGATGTCACGTTCGCCTCGCTGTCCACCGGCGTGTCCGTGGTGGGGCGCTATGACATGCCCTACGAATATATTGCCTCGCCCTCAGCGCTCAACATGAGCTGGACCGCGTGGGAGGGGTACCTCCATGGGAGGCTCTCCCTGCTGCTAGACGCCGTGGAGCCGGACACGCTGGTCTTCGACGGCACGCACCCGTATCGGGGCCTGGTGACCGCCATGGAAGGACGCGAAATGCGTCGTGTCTGGATGCGGCGCGGTATGTGGCTTCCCGACATCGGTGAGGATGTGCTGGAGAGGGCACAGCATTTCGACGAGATCATCGAACCGGGGGAGCTTGCGGGTGACGAAGACACTGGAGCGACCGTCCGTCAGAGCGACGCCGTCCGTGTTCCTCCCATCACTTTGATCTCCGGCCCGCAGATCCTGTCCCGAGAAGAGGCGAGGGCGGCTCTCGGGTACTCGGCAGAAGACGAGGTGGCATTGGTGACACTCGGCGCGGGGAACATTAACGACACGAGGAGTCTCCAGGAGGAGATCATCGACTGGTTCCAGCGGGAGCGGCCCGGCTGGCGCGTGGTGATCACCCGCTCACCGATCGCACGGGAGAGATCCCGCGGGTCGGAGGACAATGTCGAGACGCTGCGGGTTTATCCCTTGGCTCGCTTCGCCCGCGCCTTCGATGCTGTGGTGTCGGCCTGCGGGTACAACGCGTTCCATGAATGGAATCAGGTCGGCATGCCGACGCTGTGGGTGCCCAACACCGCGACCGCGACCGATGACCAGCTGGCCCGCGGACGGTGGGCGGCCAAGCACAAGATCGGGCTGCTCCACCTCGACCCTCCCGGCGATTCCCCGCCGCAGCGGGACCTGGGCCAGACCCTGGCGCTGCTCACCGACGAGCAGGAGCGTCTGGCCCTGAGTCGCCGGTGCACAGAGACCACGGCTCGGTTCTGGGGATATGGCCACGGCCCGGACGGAGGAAACGGAGCAGTCCCGGCAGGGAAGCTGATCCTGGGCGAACCAGTCCATGAGAAGGTACACGTCGGACAGGTTTCTCGGCCGGAGGTAGACCGGTGA
- a CDS encoding nucleotide sugar dehydrogenase, whose product MDSRAERPAVIVGQGYVGLPLAQAAVAVGIPTVGFDVSESLVDQLNAGVSHVDDLSDEDVAVMLSQGFRASVDPGDLAGASVIVICVPTPLSEEGGPDLRAVEASARTIAEHLVPGTTVILESTTYPGTTEDVVLPILESSGLVHGEDFLLAYSPERVDPGSTRYGITNTPKLVGGLSAEATRVASGFYGRFVEEVVPVSGTKEAETAKLLENTYRHVNIALVNEMARFCHDLDIDIWEVIRGAGTKPFGFQKFTPGPGVGGHCIPIDPNYLSFQVRKTLGYQFRFVELAQEINNSMPTYVAARIGEALNEVRKPLNGSKVLLLGVTYKPDIADQRESPAVPVAKVLREKKALVSFHDPYVETWFVGGGSLQRVPDLDEALGEADIVVVLQPHAVYDLEAIAASAELLFDTRGATTAEGIERL is encoded by the coding sequence TTGGACAGTCGCGCCGAGCGTCCTGCTGTGATTGTGGGGCAGGGGTATGTGGGTCTTCCGTTGGCTCAGGCGGCTGTGGCGGTGGGGATTCCCACGGTGGGTTTTGATGTCTCGGAGTCGTTGGTGGATCAGCTCAACGCTGGTGTCTCGCATGTGGATGACCTCAGTGATGAGGATGTCGCGGTGATGCTCTCCCAGGGGTTCCGGGCCAGTGTGGATCCGGGGGATCTGGCGGGGGCTTCGGTGATTGTGATCTGTGTGCCGACTCCGCTCAGTGAGGAGGGTGGTCCGGATCTGCGGGCGGTGGAGGCTTCTGCGCGCACGATTGCTGAGCATCTGGTGCCGGGGACCACGGTGATTCTGGAGTCGACGACGTATCCGGGGACCACTGAGGATGTGGTGCTGCCGATTCTGGAGTCTTCAGGGCTGGTCCATGGTGAGGACTTTCTGTTGGCCTATTCGCCGGAGCGGGTGGATCCTGGGTCTACGAGGTATGGGATCACGAACACTCCGAAGCTGGTGGGTGGGCTTTCTGCGGAGGCCACGCGGGTGGCGTCGGGGTTCTATGGCCGGTTCGTCGAGGAGGTGGTGCCGGTCTCGGGCACCAAGGAGGCGGAGACGGCGAAGCTGCTGGAGAACACGTATCGGCATGTGAACATTGCGTTGGTCAATGAGATGGCGCGGTTTTGTCATGATCTGGACATTGATATCTGGGAGGTGATCCGGGGGGCTGGGACGAAGCCGTTCGGGTTCCAGAAGTTCACTCCTGGTCCTGGCGTGGGGGGTCATTGCATTCCGATCGATCCGAATTATTTGAGCTTTCAGGTGCGTAAGACTCTGGGGTATCAGTTCCGGTTCGTGGAGTTGGCTCAGGAGATCAACAACTCGATGCCGACGTATGTGGCTGCGCGGATCGGTGAGGCGCTCAATGAGGTGCGTAAGCCGCTCAATGGGTCGAAGGTGTTGTTGTTGGGGGTGACGTATAAGCCGGATATTGCGGATCAGCGGGAGTCTCCGGCGGTGCCGGTGGCGAAGGTGCTGCGGGAGAAGAAGGCGTTGGTGTCTTTTCATGATCCGTATGTGGAGACCTGGTTTGTGGGTGGTGGGTCGCTGCAGCGGGTTCCGGATCTGGATGAGGCTTTGGGGGAGGCGGATATCGTGGTGGTTCTGCAGCCGCATGCGGTCTATGACTTGGAAGCTATTGCTGCGTCTGCGGAGTTGCTCTTCGACACGCGTGGAGCGACCACTGCTGAGGGCATCGAGAGACTCTGA
- a CDS encoding ATP-grasp domain-containing protein — MDRFPTDRLPRFDGPPQTYEDADTAEVLRQHVEERRNLGSILNARAAEAAGAAVSWFGRKTAVAELDGRQVLLGGYICDQAWVGSKIAADKWLTKEFLRGAGVPAPAARRCASVAEALEFEREVGGGIVVKPLAGMGGKGVSVNLRGRHEVTEAFERALRVDVGGGVIAEEHIEGDREYRVLATQDRCISVVQRLLPHVTGDGVSTIRELITAKNALRRRNPALINRYIPLDAVTERHLACQGLALNAVLEAGRREVVRDVGGLSSGGEPAERLDDVEDAVKEAAVAAAAAVPGLTWSGSDILVEKGTGRPWVIEINSTPDLLGSTYPLYGTPRDVAEQTWKIRLAGTRPKPTGQAELPASRRADSDMSLYVGDRSGGHRTTRLSRLVSSMLESWGWRIRPCSQDVLAVEDPEGGVAWFTRNFLGVSDTIAPRQLIGRSGTTRRLLGASGVPRVAGRLVYSRQEIEEFMSAHPGACVLVPQLKEWASSHAATVRDVEELDTALDPALGPWLIQRSRTAAHRITVFTTPRRILWMCGAADLVEQLSPEMTRQIADIAAQACRAVPELRWIAVNVSLGRGRRDLEHPLTALVEGLTFNPRLSRDAVTLAGSLEDVTEMIIRGRGATPKTG, encoded by the coding sequence ATGGACCGCTTCCCCACTGACCGGCTGCCGCGATTCGACGGCCCGCCTCAGACCTATGAGGACGCGGATACCGCAGAGGTGCTTCGCCAACATGTGGAAGAGCGGCGGAATCTGGGGAGCATCCTCAATGCCCGGGCTGCGGAGGCAGCGGGGGCCGCTGTGTCCTGGTTCGGCCGCAAGACTGCCGTGGCTGAACTCGACGGCAGGCAGGTCCTGCTCGGGGGCTACATCTGCGACCAGGCGTGGGTGGGCAGCAAGATCGCCGCCGACAAGTGGCTGACCAAGGAGTTTCTGAGGGGGGCTGGTGTCCCCGCCCCTGCGGCTCGTCGGTGCGCGTCCGTGGCCGAGGCGCTCGAGTTCGAGCGCGAGGTAGGCGGCGGCATCGTGGTGAAGCCGCTGGCGGGTATGGGTGGCAAGGGAGTCTCGGTGAACCTGCGTGGCAGGCACGAGGTCACAGAAGCCTTCGAGCGGGCGCTCCGCGTTGATGTCGGCGGCGGGGTGATCGCAGAGGAGCACATTGAAGGAGACCGTGAGTACCGTGTGCTCGCGACGCAGGACAGATGCATCTCCGTGGTGCAGCGGCTCCTTCCCCATGTGACCGGCGACGGAGTGAGCACCATCCGTGAACTGATCACCGCCAAGAACGCGCTGAGACGTCGGAACCCCGCTCTGATCAACCGCTACATCCCCCTCGATGCGGTCACCGAGCGGCATCTCGCGTGCCAAGGCCTCGCCCTGAACGCCGTGCTGGAGGCCGGGCGCCGCGAGGTCGTGCGGGACGTGGGGGGCCTGTCCAGCGGCGGTGAGCCGGCTGAGAGGCTCGACGACGTCGAGGACGCCGTCAAGGAAGCGGCCGTGGCCGCAGCCGCAGCTGTGCCGGGCCTGACCTGGAGCGGCAGCGACATCCTCGTCGAGAAGGGCACCGGCCGTCCTTGGGTCATCGAGATCAACTCCACCCCCGACCTTCTGGGCTCCACCTATCCGCTTTACGGCACGCCTCGGGATGTGGCTGAGCAGACGTGGAAGATCCGCCTGGCGGGAACCCGTCCGAAGCCCACAGGCCAGGCTGAGCTTCCGGCTTCGCGCCGGGCCGACTCTGATATGTCGCTGTATGTGGGCGACCGGAGTGGGGGTCACCGGACTACGCGCCTCTCGCGTCTGGTCAGCTCCATGCTCGAATCGTGGGGCTGGAGAATCCGGCCCTGTTCCCAGGACGTCCTCGCCGTCGAGGACCCGGAGGGCGGGGTCGCCTGGTTCACCAGGAACTTCTTGGGCGTCAGTGACACCATTGCTCCTCGGCAGCTCATCGGTCGGTCCGGGACCACGCGTCGGCTCCTGGGAGCCTCCGGGGTGCCGCGGGTGGCCGGACGCTTGGTCTACTCGCGCCAAGAGATCGAGGAGTTCATGTCGGCCCATCCGGGCGCGTGCGTCCTGGTTCCTCAGCTCAAGGAATGGGCGTCCTCGCATGCTGCCACGGTTCGCGACGTCGAAGAGCTTGACACGGCCCTGGACCCCGCACTGGGGCCATGGCTGATCCAGAGGTCACGCACGGCCGCGCATCGGATCACTGTGTTCACGACCCCGCGGCGGATCCTGTGGATGTGCGGGGCCGCGGACCTGGTCGAGCAGCTGTCTCCGGAGATGACCCGTCAGATCGCCGACATTGCAGCGCAGGCCTGCCGAGCTGTGCCCGAGCTGCGCTGGATAGCAGTGAATGTGAGCCTGGGACGAGGGCGGAGGGACCTGGAACATCCCCTGACAGCCTTGGTGGAAGGGCTGACCTTCAACCCTCGCCTCAGCCGTGACGCGGTCACGCTGGCCGGGTCCCTCGAGGACGTCACGGAGATGATCATCCGCGGCCGAGGCGCCACTCCGAAGACTGGATGA